A single region of the Liolophura sinensis isolate JHLJ2023 chromosome 9, CUHK_Ljap_v2, whole genome shotgun sequence genome encodes:
- the LOC135475175 gene encoding tumor protein p53-inducible nuclear protein 1-like codes for MLSSVANYLFGSYPAEQTDAENDTTPKAENVEGKTETFDECKLTTSPADQDWELVDRIGGSAEDMEVSPLENLLIEHPSMSVYHEKLHKKMSKEGKDSPDSRQHLTTGPVTRRKNRLVVKAAQSQPPRRPTAVAARAGILAQVQSNKSSQRQKAKMSAKKNAKKVIERQNRTREYKSQGKHRNCTDRKTNPSGRMNIRAC; via the exons ATGTTGAGTAGCGTGGCAAACTACCTCTTTGGCTCCTACCCTGCTGAGCAGACAGATGCCGAAAATGACACGACTCCAAAGGCAGAGAATGTGGAAGGCAAAACAGAGACATTTGACGAGTGTAAGCTGACGACTTCACCGGCTGACCAAGACTGGGAACTCGTGGACAGAATAG GTGGCAGCGCAGAAGATATGGAAGTTAGTCCCCTGGAGAATCTCCTCATAGAACATCCTAGTATGTCAGTTTACCATGAGAAATTACATAAAAAGATGAGTAAGGAGGGAAAAGACTCTCCAGATTCAAGGCAGCACCTAACTACAGGCCCCGTCACACGTAGAAAAAACCGCCTAGTGGTAAAAGCTGCACAGTCGCAGCCGCCACGCCGTCCCACAGCGGTGGCAGCTAGAGCAGGAATTCTGGCCCAAGTGCAATCCAACAAGTCGAGCCAGCGTCAGAAGGCAAAAATGAGTGCAAAGAAGAATGCAAAGAAAGTTATTGAGCGTCAGAACAGAACCAGAGAGTACAAGTCTCAAGGAAAGCACAGGAACTGCACTGATCGCAAGACGAATCCTAGCGGACGAATGAACATTCGCGCCTGTTAG
- the LOC135475276 gene encoding D-aspartate oxidase-like isoform X2, whose product MLPVRIGVVGAGVVGLCTAVNVQQLLPHAWVTIIADNFSEETTSDGAGGLFRPTAEFIKGVPPDTIKQWTRDSAEYFMKIAASADAGKFGVFPMSGYHLLNREVNPEYKSLVYSFRQLTPEELQKLGTTYSNGYAITTLIVEPRKYMAFLMTEFRKNGGQSQKRTLHSLEELVGQFDVVVNCSGMRSRWLVNDPLVYPVRGQIIKINAPWIKSFIYTDDDAYIIPRGEDVVLGGVRHTNDFSTEIREQDKQGILDRCARLIPSVKAEIVKDWAGLRPHRDPVRLETENMKFKSGDLQVVHNYGHGGNGIALSWGVGVHASKLVKDYLAKSRPMSRL is encoded by the exons ATGCTTCCTGTGAGGATTGGCGTTGTCGGCGCAGGTGTGGTAGGCCTCTGTACAGCAGTCAATGTTCAGCAGTTACTACCCCATGCATGGGTGACGATCATTGCCGACAATTTTTCCGAAGAGACCACAAGTGATGGTGCAGGTGGACTCTTCAGACCTACGGCAGAGTTCATCAAAGGTGTACCTCCTGACACAATCAA ACAGTGGACCAGAGATTCTGCTGAGTATTTCATGAAGATTGCTGCCTCAGCTGATGCGGGGAAGTTTGGGGTATTCCCCATGAGTGGATACCATTTACTTAACAGGGAAGTG aaTCCTGAGTACAAATCTCTGGTTTATAGTTTCCGACAGTTGACTCCAGAGGAACTTCAAAAACTGGGTACGACTTACAG CAATGGGTATGCCATCACCACACTGATTGTTGAACCGAGGAAATACATGGCTTTTCTGATGACTGA GTTCCGAAAGAATGGAGGTCAATCACAGAAGAGAACTCTTCACAGTTTGGAGGAG CTGGTGGGTCAGTTTGATGTGGTGGTCAACTGTAGTGGGATGAGGAGCAGGTGGCTGGTCAATGACCCTCTGGTCTATCCTGTTAGAGGTCAAATCATCAAG ATTAATGCTCCTTGGATTAAGAGTTTTAtctacacagatgatgatgctTACATTATTCCACG AGGTGAGGATGTGGTGTTGGGTGGAGTGCGTCATACAAATGATTTCAGTACAGAAATCCGAGAACAGGATAAGCAGGGGATTCTGGACAGGTGTGCCCGACTAATCCCCAGTGTCAAG GCAGAAATCGTGAAGGACTGGGCAGGACTTAGGCCACACCGGGATCCTGTCAGActggaaacagaaaacatgaaatttaaGTCTGGTGACCTTCAG GTTGTTCATAACTATGGCCATGGTGGGAACGGCATTGCGCTAAGCTGGGGTGTTGGAGTGCATGCTTCCAAACTGGTCAAGGATTACCTGGCCAAATCACGACCCATGTCCCGACTGTGA
- the LOC135475276 gene encoding D-aspartate oxidase-like isoform X1, whose product MLPVRIGVVGAGVVGLCTAVNVQQLLPHAWVTIIADNFSEETTSDGAGGLFRPTAEFIKGVPPDTIKQWTRDSAEYFMKIAASADAGKFGVFPMSGYHLLNREVNPEYKSLVYSFRQLTPEELQKLGTTYSNGYAITTLIVEPRKYMAFLMTEFRKNGGQSQKRTLHSLEELVGQFDVVVNCSGMRSRWLVNDPLVYPVRGQIIKINAPWIKSFIYTDDDAYIIPRGEDVVLGGVRHTNDFSTEIREQDKQGILDRCARLIPSVKKAEIVKDWAGLRPHRDPVRLETENMKFKSGDLQVVHNYGHGGNGIALSWGVGVHASKLVKDYLAKSRPMSRL is encoded by the exons ATGCTTCCTGTGAGGATTGGCGTTGTCGGCGCAGGTGTGGTAGGCCTCTGTACAGCAGTCAATGTTCAGCAGTTACTACCCCATGCATGGGTGACGATCATTGCCGACAATTTTTCCGAAGAGACCACAAGTGATGGTGCAGGTGGACTCTTCAGACCTACGGCAGAGTTCATCAAAGGTGTACCTCCTGACACAATCAA ACAGTGGACCAGAGATTCTGCTGAGTATTTCATGAAGATTGCTGCCTCAGCTGATGCGGGGAAGTTTGGGGTATTCCCCATGAGTGGATACCATTTACTTAACAGGGAAGTG aaTCCTGAGTACAAATCTCTGGTTTATAGTTTCCGACAGTTGACTCCAGAGGAACTTCAAAAACTGGGTACGACTTACAG CAATGGGTATGCCATCACCACACTGATTGTTGAACCGAGGAAATACATGGCTTTTCTGATGACTGA GTTCCGAAAGAATGGAGGTCAATCACAGAAGAGAACTCTTCACAGTTTGGAGGAG CTGGTGGGTCAGTTTGATGTGGTGGTCAACTGTAGTGGGATGAGGAGCAGGTGGCTGGTCAATGACCCTCTGGTCTATCCTGTTAGAGGTCAAATCATCAAG ATTAATGCTCCTTGGATTAAGAGTTTTAtctacacagatgatgatgctTACATTATTCCACG AGGTGAGGATGTGGTGTTGGGTGGAGTGCGTCATACAAATGATTTCAGTACAGAAATCCGAGAACAGGATAAGCAGGGGATTCTGGACAGGTGTGCCCGACTAATCCCCAGTGTCAAG AAGGCAGAAATCGTGAAGGACTGGGCAGGACTTAGGCCACACCGGGATCCTGTCAGActggaaacagaaaacatgaaatttaaGTCTGGTGACCTTCAG GTTGTTCATAACTATGGCCATGGTGGGAACGGCATTGCGCTAAGCTGGGGTGTTGGAGTGCATGCTTCCAAACTGGTCAAGGATTACCTGGCCAAATCACGACCCATGTCCCGACTGTGA